The Stratiformator vulcanicus genome has a segment encoding these proteins:
- a CDS encoding DUF11 domain-containing protein codes for MGHWIWRTIAMAGVTSLGLLILAHTQQNLTAAPSAAEAITTVDWNAVGDPDSPGETPSDATAFASIEDEIHPVPDAAQAEPDVELAQNDAPPQESTWGLDFRASPLADAAFETSAAEQPSTPSERNRRFVRNSDFDVTADAPTGSNIEQTQFRAVEDPFDGFEPVAQDPAPVQPVATETSFGFSPEPIPTNEYAPAAESESNWPAFDPVEQAPTPAFDGNPSPAPNQWDNTPPEQPTQGNLHTNFELEYDTKSPPTAAPEPIDDFLIPPGDNASQAAPRQTNLDQPFNSGTKNEFGNEFDRDFDRGFEPRRRDRDPFGEESDSAANSREAVPAFDEREPTDRPRLLPASDFELRGVGTVGENASVTPQQPTLKIEKSAPETAVIGQPYVYEIQVRNTGKADAYQVRVEDLVPRGTTLSGTIPQAEMRGKTLVWDLGTLKSGAEEAIKVRVVPNTSGRIGSVATVSFASEVAARTRIVSPKLSLSVEAPATVNLGEFCEFHFEMENSGEADATGVILGQTLPEGFKHQDGRDLEYEVGTLKAGERRSVRLKVATVGTGQFLSRAALSAQGGLQVEGKAVVTIEDRRLLLTRTGPEARVIGQPGKYVNQVENPGNASLQSVSLVETLPEGLRFLRASDGGTFDPRSRQVIWNLASLAPGQTLETTVWLTPEKIGSFKSNVTVSEVGGREASVQSMTSVAGYAKISPNITGTEIPITVGERCSVEVAIENRGSGAADDVELTVDLSPQLRLLDVRGDLKPAADQFAAVKATSYRLGRPLDPAETKFVTLVVEGVSAGDGRIRCRISDKDGKTPITTDDLIRVFDAAR; via the coding sequence ATGGGCCACTGGATCTGGCGAACGATTGCGATGGCCGGCGTGACGAGCCTCGGCTTGTTGATCTTGGCGCACACCCAGCAAAACCTGACGGCTGCCCCTTCGGCTGCTGAGGCGATCACGACCGTTGATTGGAATGCCGTTGGCGATCCCGATTCGCCGGGCGAAACCCCGTCTGACGCGACCGCCTTCGCATCGATCGAGGACGAGATTCACCCCGTGCCCGATGCCGCACAAGCGGAACCGGATGTGGAGTTGGCTCAGAATGATGCTCCGCCGCAGGAGTCGACGTGGGGCCTCGATTTTCGGGCTTCGCCGTTGGCCGATGCTGCATTCGAAACTTCGGCCGCCGAACAACCTTCGACACCTTCGGAGCGAAATCGCCGGTTCGTGCGGAATTCCGATTTCGACGTCACGGCCGACGCACCGACCGGGTCGAACATCGAACAAACGCAGTTCCGGGCTGTCGAGGACCCATTCGATGGATTTGAGCCGGTCGCGCAAGACCCGGCACCGGTGCAGCCTGTCGCGACCGAAACGTCATTCGGATTTTCGCCCGAGCCGATCCCCACAAACGAATACGCACCTGCCGCCGAGTCCGAGAGCAATTGGCCGGCCTTCGATCCTGTCGAGCAGGCTCCAACGCCGGCGTTCGATGGGAACCCATCGCCGGCACCAAATCAGTGGGACAACACGCCACCCGAACAACCGACGCAGGGCAATCTGCACACCAATTTCGAATTGGAATATGACACCAAATCGCCTCCCACGGCTGCGCCCGAACCGATCGACGACTTTTTGATCCCGCCGGGCGACAACGCGTCTCAGGCGGCACCGCGACAGACCAATCTCGACCAGCCATTTAATAGCGGCACCAAGAACGAATTCGGTAACGAGTTCGACAGAGACTTCGATCGCGGGTTCGAACCGCGCCGTCGCGATCGTGATCCCTTTGGCGAAGAGAGTGATTCGGCGGCAAATTCGCGAGAAGCCGTTCCGGCGTTCGATGAGCGTGAGCCCACCGATCGGCCGCGACTGCTTCCCGCTTCCGATTTCGAACTGCGTGGCGTCGGCACCGTCGGCGAAAACGCTTCCGTGACTCCGCAGCAACCGACGCTCAAGATCGAAAAGTCGGCTCCCGAGACCGCTGTGATCGGCCAACCGTACGTCTATGAAATTCAGGTCCGCAATACGGGTAAGGCGGACGCCTATCAGGTCCGCGTCGAAGATCTTGTCCCGCGCGGAACGACCCTTTCAGGCACGATCCCGCAGGCGGAAATGCGCGGCAAAACACTCGTTTGGGACCTTGGAACCCTGAAGTCCGGGGCCGAGGAAGCGATTAAGGTTCGGGTCGTCCCGAATACCTCCGGCCGAATCGGCAGCGTCGCTACGGTTAGTTTCGCTTCCGAAGTCGCCGCGCGAACCCGGATCGTCTCGCCAAAGCTCTCACTCTCTGTTGAGGCACCGGCCACGGTGAATCTCGGCGAGTTCTGCGAATTCCACTTCGAAATGGAGAACTCGGGCGAAGCCGATGCCACCGGGGTGATCCTCGGGCAAACTCTTCCCGAAGGATTCAAACATCAGGACGGCCGCGATCTCGAATATGAAGTCGGCACGCTCAAAGCCGGTGAACGCCGATCGGTGCGGCTGAAAGTCGCCACGGTCGGTACCGGACAGTTCCTCAGCCGGGCCGCCCTTTCGGCACAGGGCGGACTGCAGGTCGAAGGCAAAGCGGTTGTGACGATCGAAGATCGCCGACTGCTCTTAACGCGGACTGGTCCGGAGGCTCGCGTCATCGGTCAGCCGGGCAAGTACGTCAATCAGGTTGAAAACCCGGGTAATGCTTCGCTTCAAAGCGTCTCACTCGTCGAGACTCTGCCGGAGGGACTGAGATTCCTCCGCGCCTCCGACGGCGGCACGTTCGATCCAAGATCGCGTCAAGTCATATGGAACCTTGCGTCGCTCGCTCCGGGTCAAACCTTGGAAACAACAGTCTGGCTCACCCCCGAAAAAATCGGTTCTTTCAAATCGAACGTGACGGTCAGCGAAGTCGGCGGACGCGAAGCGTCGGTTCAATCGATGACCAGTGTGGCCGGGTACGCGAAGATCAGCCCGAATATTACCGGCACGGAAATCCCCATCACCGTCGGCGAACGCTGCTCGGTCGAAGTGGCGATTGAGAATCGAGGTTCCGGAGCGGCGGACGATGTGGAGTTGACCGTCGACCTGTCACCGCAACTGCGACTTCTTGATGTCCGTGGCGACTTAAAACCGGCTGCGGATCAGTTCGCGGCGGTCAAAGCCACAAGCTACCGTCTCGGGCGGCCGCTTGATCCGGCTGAAACGAAGTTTGTGACGTTGGTCGTCGAGGGCGTTTCCGCCGGCGACGGAAGAATTCGATGCCGCATCTCCGACAAAGACGGCAAGACCCCCATCACGACGGATGACCTGATTCGAGTCTTCGACGCGGCAAGATAA
- the queF gene encoding preQ(1) synthase produces the protein MDPSKLEQIALLETFENPHPARDYQIETVVPEFTSLCPKTGQPDFGTLTITYTPADVCVELKSLKMYLQSFRNVGAFYEDVTNRILDDLVSVTHPKHMKLIAAFTPRGGIRTNVIVEHRSE, from the coding sequence ATGGACCCGTCGAAGCTGGAGCAGATTGCCCTGCTCGAAACCTTTGAGAACCCGCACCCGGCTCGCGATTATCAGATCGAGACGGTCGTGCCGGAGTTCACGAGCCTGTGCCCGAAGACCGGTCAGCCCGACTTCGGCACGCTGACGATCACCTACACGCCGGCCGATGTCTGCGTGGAGCTGAAGTCACTGAAGATGTACCTGCAGAGCTTCCGGAACGTGGGCGCCTTCTACGAGGATGTCACCAACCGGATTCTCGATGACCTCGTCTCGGTGACCCACCCGAAGCACATGAAGCTGATCGCTGCGTTTACGCCGCGCGGGGGAATTCGGACCAACGTGATCGTCGAGCATCGTTCCGAATAA